The DNA region CTCATTCAAGAAGAAACACTGACCTTTAAATGGCCTGCTCTTAAAACATGCTATTTGTTATGTCGTtgaataaaagaaagaagaatGTAGAAACTTAGCACAATGAATGAAGAACTGTACTGAGCTGGAGACACTATTCAGACAGTTAATCCAGCACTAGAGTAAAACTTTATTATGTTCTAGTCTAGTGATTGCAGAGGTTATGTGAAGGACATAAAGGCTGATCTTTCATATTTCAGAGGTGAATCATGTGACCAGGAATGGGTGaatgtcacaaaaaaagaaattgaaatcatgaaatgtTTCGCCTTTTCGACACTCTGACCTCGTGTGAATGTCCTGGACAGTGAGCAGTGTTTGGTCTTAGTAACTGGTTTTGTCAGCTGGTTATGTGTTTGGACATGTTTTGGATGAATGGCTTTGGCCTTGCTTTTTATGCAGTTTTTCAGTTTCAAGTATGACTTATTAACAATCTTTTTAAAGATCACTGTCAATTATTTTCAGTGCACACCTAAGAACAAAAGCTCTTGAGATGTTTTATGGATATTCTTTAGAGATAAAaatgaattatgttttattttcagctTCTTAACATCAGTGTTTTGGTTTCTGGGTctatatatacatactttttttcAAACTGTGAAACCATGTTTGGTCATAATTTGAACGTTTTGAAAGGAATTAGGAGCTATTGCTTCATAAACATAATTTCCATCATAAGAATAATTATACGACCTTGCAGCTTCTACTACTAATGCTTATTGATGATTAATGCATTAAAGTACATGCATTTGAcacacgcttttatccaaagagactcaCATTGCGTTCAGTGGTACCCATTTACCTTTAATAAGTTCTTGTttttcctgggaatcgaacccatgaccttgtggTTGCTGTTGTACTGTTTGTGCTACAGGAAAGCTATTTAATAAATATAGATCAAATAgtgtataagtaaataaatatagatagtttattttaatacaataagtTCTAGCAGATAAATGCTGCCCTCTAGCAGCTGGTAAGTGATTTTACTGATGGTCTTCATCTACTGGTATTGAAGATGAAATTAGGctcttttaattaatatattgagAAAATACAATCCCTTCTTTGTTTGACTGTAATGCAATTTAATCAAATATTGACTGCTAAACTGAGAAATATGCAGCGAAACCAATGAAATAGTCACTTTGGTCTTATCAGCACATCATGTTAGTCAGGATGAATCATTTTATGAAGCAGAAAGGGCTACATACAAGAGTACATTTTCTCCTCAGCTTTACTCATTACCTTGCCAAACATTTGTCCATTTAAAACATTCAGATGAAATGATAAATCATGATATCTGCAAATTACACCATTTATTTACAGGACAATGTTGATGATGCTTTTCACACGAAGTTCAACCCTTTCTGGCAACTTCATCACAGGGTTTTTAATTCGACGTATTTATGTTACACACTCACAAATCACTTGATATTTTATAATTAGTTATCCATATGTAACTCATACACACTCGCATGTTTGCAGATGTTGATTGCGTTCACTCGTTTACTGTGCAGCATCAAAcattttcttccttccttccattcCAGACATGGCCTCCACATTTTTCCTCCAGTCACTGACCTCCACCGTCTTCTCCtacaacaaacacaaatacagaaCAGAATTATGTCACACCGCTTCAACGCTTTGATTTCAGTCCTGGTGGACCCCCAGCACACCTTCTCTGTGTCTTCCTTCTTGACGGACTTGAGGTTTGCTCTCAGGTCCATGGACACCTTGTGTTTGGAGCCCAGCAGGGAGCGCAGGATGGCGTCAGCGGAGACTCGGACTCTCCTCAGGCTGGGTCGCTTGAATTTGCCTCTCAGGTCCAGGACTTTGATGTTCAGGTCCTTGATCTGCAGCAGGTTTGATTAAAAGTTTCATCATTCGCTAGTTGTTATCAGCTAATTTGGTTCCTGTATGAATATGATGTAATTCCAGAGCAATACCtgattaacattacagcattaTTTAGGAATAATGAAAAATCCTAAACAGGTGCgacttaataaaaacaattccaatgtatttttcttttctttttttgcatttgcaatgcttcatttttataattttattatttaaaaaaaaaaattcctttcggttttcataaaatgttctgttgtttttcatattttttgaaccaagtcattttttattgttatcattactaTTCTTATTTTTACCAGTACATGGTTTTAATATGTACTGACAAACTAATACTGAAAACGTGTTATTTCATGTCTGGTTTCTGGGAGTTTCTGTGATTGTGAAtggccaaaaatacattttatttccctACAGACGTGGCGTGTTGTTTAAGAGCTAAACTGTTTCTTTACTTCTCTTGTGTTGTGAAGCACTTTAGCCTCGATATCATAGCGCTCCTCGTCCACCACGTCGATCTTAGCGTGTAGTTCCCGACACAGCTCCTGATAGAGAGAACAAATATAGTGTAGTGCTGTTTCTGCTGATGGTGAAAGAGTATGATTTTCTATATACACaacaatattattgtttgtttacaaCATTCATGGTTCTTAAATAGCACTTTGGGTTTCCATGTTATCATTTTTGGTATTATCATGGTAAGGAATTGATTTATATCAGTAGTATGAGAGTGTTTTGCGATGTGTTGTGGATGATGTACCTGAAGCTCAGCAAAAGACATGCCACTCGTCTGTAGCGGAGGAGCTTTCTCAGCCAGATATCTGTCCTTCTCTGCCTCTTTATCTACCAGCTCCTGCTCTAACTCATCCTTTGCTTTAGCTACCATAAGACTCTGATCAACACACAGATATTCACACTTTAACATCTAATATATGCTAGCTTTTGAATGCACTTTCTTAATTTGTGATGCTTGTTAAATTTTGCtttattacatttcataaatGCACTCTACAGATGTGTCATTTTGCACAGGAAACACTACTTATGTTGAGTAAGAAAATGACAATTTTTGCAATGCAGTTGTACCTTAAGCATCAGCTTGCGAGATGCAGAGATCTTGGACTTTTtctgtcaaatttaaaataagtgttggTTATACAGAGCAAAGATTATTTATGCTGTCATATACTATCATTATCACATCAAATTATGATTTGTTATGGTTACAGATCAGAAAAGAAGTATTGAAAAAGTGGCATTCAGTGATGGGTGTCTCTCTCACCTCTTGCCtgcaaaagaataaaaacacacaataagATCATAAAATATGATTCTTGTTAATAATTAAGCTTTTAGTTTTGAGGCATACAATGATGTCCGAACGTCTAAGACCTCaagagaaaatgcttttatttagcattcctcaaattaatacatttgaaaagaatattttactgatttttataaaaaaagtgaaaataattttataatttttcaaagTTACAATTACATCAAAGATTATTGCAGTGTATATGAAATGGAgttaataatgaaaattatttgtctaatttaagtatgttttaacatttcagtctttctgcttaTAAATGCCATTTCAAATTCAATGTGTGAccgcattttaaattattttctttatattatttgttcaatttagcactttctgagtgaaaactggaAATCCTATGCAACAGTTTTTTGGTTTTTCAgattttgtgcaaaaaaataaatactaaattactTAAGATGACATAAACAAAACCTGATTGTCTGAGTTATTCGGCATATAAATTGAGAAGCAAGaagcaaaacaaattatttaatgaattattaatttgacTATTGATAAGTGACCCAGAaatagtgaatatatatataattttctttctcAGAGTTTCAGTGTGGTCTCAGATTTTTGGGCTCTATTGTATTCACAGACTCCTAATCAGGCTTCATTAATTCTGAGGCCTTGAGTAAAGACATCACAGCCGGTAAATCCAAGAATAGAGCACATTTGTCGAGAGAGCCGTAAGACGTCTAAGATGACGAACAACAGAAAGCAGACACACAATATACTCACTCAGGCATCTTTACAATGGTGATTCAACCTAGgagataaaaataaagacatttgtttCCAAAGGGCAGAACCATTGGGAGGATCTTCAAGGGGCTCGAGTATCAGACAGCTTTTCCAGAATCAGACGTGCTAATCAGATGTGATTATACCTCTAACAGCAGCAGCCTCACGTATTTGACTCTTGAACTCATTGTGGGAATGATATGTCGACCATTTAGGtgttgctttttaaaataaatgaactgctGCTAATTGATTGATTTGGCGTCTGTGCTGCATCTGTTAACCACTTCAAAGTCCTGACAGcggctgcacacacacagatgaagtgGACCCGTAGGAAAAAAGGTGTTGGCAGAAGCCTATCATGGCGCTGTGATTTTGGCATGGTAACTATGCCTCACCGATAACAATCCCAGCTTTCTCCAGCCCATATCCACTTGCAGTGTACCATAAATAGACCCGCACCAGGCTTTAGAGGCTTTAACCCAGCCCAAGTTTCCGCTCGATGATGTAAAACCGGTCTAGAGCACTTACGAAAACAAATATGGTAAATTACGCAATAAAAAAAGCGAGCATATCATCATAAATCTGGAACTGGATAGGTTTATTTAGCCGAACGCCAAAGGTGGTTTCCAAAGTAATGTTTATGTGATGTTTCGGGTTTCTGCAATTTAAATTGAGGTTTTATGCAGCTCTGAACTGGAAGGTTAAAAGTAAATGTATGAATCAGCAAGGggtacttttttaattaaatgatctGAGAGATAATATCAAAGTGATTTGGGAGACGGAGAAGGATTATAAATCATAAAGcacttaagtaaataaaataaattaaaggaaaGAGTAAATTTACCACGTGTATTGACGTTTCTCTAAACAAGTTGAGCAATATGGGTTTTTCCAATAACAGTTTCTTGAACCATTACATTTGTTGACAGTAATATTGAATATTTGGTTACACGTTTGGCAATATTAGCAAATACTGAGAAGGAAATGTCTATGCAgtattcagatttgtttttaatttttatatatatttttttggtttattcTTCTTAGAAATGAAGAAAAATGCAATGCAGACTAACTTTCCTTAACATGGAAGCAAACTGAATGAACTTACCTTGTGGTGCTCAGATGGGCAGAGAAGTGATGCTCTAGAACAATGCCTCGCTTTTTTAAGACACCCTCTTATTGTTCATCCTCGGCCTGTTACTGGATGATAttattagcacacacacacacacacacacacacacacacacacacacacacacacacacacacacacaaagcttttATCCAGCACTTGTGGAGTGCTGTTGTTGATAGTCATTGTGCTGCACTTATCAGCCGTCAGACAGTGGACTGTGGTTCCTCATGATGCTTCGGGCCTGTCGCACAACCTAatttagctttcatttaaagACATTTCCACTGATCTTTTCAGTCAGCACTGAGAGCAGATCTTCTCTTGAGAACAAGCCTCTAGTAATCCATGGGTTTTGGACCAGATCTCAACAAAGTCTTCCAATTTGCTTTAGGGATCAGCCTCACTTCATGTTTATCAGTTGAATTCATAAGATCATTAAAAAGTTTCTCAGACGTTACTCttgtttcatgtttcatgtcttgctatttatttgttatttgtgaaattcaattcataaataattacaaataaatgacatGTAACActgtattaaacattacattttcagaTTAGACTGAAATAGTATTCCTTGTttcaataattttagttttattcattttgaaaaacTTTTACAGTTTATAGCTCCAAACTTACTGTGTGATTAATATTGATGTCATTTGTAAAAGGAAGTTGACTGTTAAATGAGAAATAAATGAAGTATCATGAGAGACAAATCTTTGAGCATTGAAATCTTCCTTTGGGTTTCTCATAAGATGGAAACTATCTttcataattaatcaaataaatttacTTCGTGGGTATCAGTTTGGCCTTTTCTATaatcatttttgcatttatataatcattttaaacacattaaatcTGCTGCTTCTGAATGTTTtggaagagatctcaacaatgtctcaaactggCCGAGAATCCAAAATCTACATCTCCTTAAATTCTCCTAAGATCAAATGATCTGCTGTCTAAATGACTTGTATAGCCACAGATTTACTGATAACTactgttttgatttgttttcccTTCTGGAATTTCAAAAGAAACATCTGAAAGCGAATGAAAATAAAGTGAGAATTAAATGAAGTCATAAGCTATAAAAGAGCAACATCTGAGCATAAAAATCTTCCCCTGAGTTTTGCATAAGATTAATATTATCTCCCAAGTCTGTTTTACAGTAACAATTTGCTTTAGGGATGggttttttgattttgttttattttttattctgtcacATTGATTTGTTGTATCAGTGGAGCCATGCTCTGCGTTTGACCCTGCTCTCTGATTAAAATATTAACTGTAGACAGCAATAATCTTTGTGAGAGATTATGGCAGGAATGCAAAGTTGCCCATAGGTTGGCATCTAAACATAGAGCAGTCAGACAGCTGTTAACGCCACTCTGGTGTTTGTGAGATACTACGTAAAAGCTATTTTGATGTCTCGagataaatgcatgcatgcaatgcTTTTATCTGTGCTTAGGTTTTGCTGGCTTTCTCCAGGTGTTCTTTGCAGTTATACAACATCCTTCCAGTTAGAGAGATTACCGGCTTTATCAGTCCTGGTTGAAGTCTTCAAGCTGTACTGTCTAAATACCTTCAAGATTTCCATTATAAGTAATAAAATATGCACTTCTTTTTGTCTCTGTAACCATGTTACCAAACTCTTTGTGGTTGTGGAAAGCATTCGAACAATGCCGTTTCTtggctgtgttgtgtttgtgtgggtgtagATGTGTTTTTTGCATCACTTTCTCTTATCTGCATGTCAACCCGAGCATCATTTCCAGGACCTGCTTTCTGAGGGACATAACATCATGCACGTATTGTAACATGACTCAGATGCTGTTGTTATGTCAAAAGGGCTTCCCAGATTGTTAGCTGTAGAGCGTTCTAGAAGGGTCGGTTGTGAGTAGCACCTGTCCTGTTTACTCTCTGCTGGATTTGGTTCTTGGCTGATGTGGAAACCCAGGATTATAGATGCTGCATGTCGGTCGTGATCGGACCGTATTTAGAGTCGCTGTTGATATTGAACGCTGGTGTGAGAGGATTAAGCATCATTTAGTATGTGCTCGTGTTATTTTTTGCCTATAGAGGATTTGTTTTTATGTGGGATgaagaccggggctagttgtcacactttttccAGGGTGGGCTTATTTATCAGCCAGTTTTTGTAGATGCAGAACCTTAAAGTATTGGCTACAGAAATGATTGATCATTTCCATTTAACagtgaccagaaaaaaaaaaaaaaagtgattactTCTTGTTGGTGAGACATGTTGTCACATTATATGGGGTATAAGATATTGATGTTGATTTGAGACGaatacctttttaaaaatatgaaaaaggaataaaaaaataaaaaaatgtattttgtatgtattataaGGTTTTTATAAATGCTctttattaattttcaaataatgcatggttatttgtataaaaatataaaatattggaaATGTCTCAAATCTtatgtgtaatatttataatatatttatgaaattaatacttgtaaaataaaataataaatattaaattaatttaaaatgataaagtcatatgaaataaaacacttttgacAACTTTATatgaatgttacattttttatctaactagctacacacacaaacgcacacacacacacacacacacacacacatatatatatatattcatttaaacagACAAGAAATTACATCAGTTTTGCACATGATCAAATGTGATGTTTTTCCTTAAAAATCACATCTTTCCAGACATGAAGACCTTCCcctgtgtgacaactagccccagtctcttCTGCCGTAGTTTAATAGAATCATTCTTCACTCTGGGTCTGTTAAAAATTCAGACCTCCAGACAGCCAATTATCACTGGCTTTTTATAAACTGTTGAGCACTTGTAAAAACACAGGCCAGACTCAGGCTGGTCTTTCTGTGTGTAGAGAGTGGAAAATATGTGGTGGTGGTTTTCTACTTCTTCAGTGAGAAATAATGCTTGTGTTTAATGTTCAATTCAGCTCAATTCATTTTAACATATCTCTTTGACTCATTATTAAATCAAACTTTTGTATGATTGATGATTTTCACTGCAATCTGATAGCTTCCAGTATACAGACACACAGtataccacttcctggatcaacattttattccgtaacattatgcagttttcatttatatgctgtcttTTGCTgatgatttcattatttttaatatgcatctgtttacataagagaTCTCTCGTTTCTCCGTGCTGTTCATGTGTGTTATTGTTCGGGAGGTTTTGTAtttgttcagaagatgtgtaatagcacaCCCGAAACACGAAAAGCCGTAAAAACACATCTTTGGCGGGGAAGCATTGTGTTCTAAAAAATGAGATAACTTGTCAATGGCAGAGAAAGAGttaaataatttatgaatgaaatattaaatgcTCAAAAATTTTCTAATATGCAACATACAGTTGTGAGGTCATGTGACCTTGACTCAAAAACACTTCTATTTGAAATGTTCATTGCTATGTAATGTGTATTTCTGCATATTGTATTGATTCACTTGGCATAAACTTGAATTCTTAGCATAGCTTGTGTTTTTGCTTCTGGTAGATATTTCCTTGATGATGGTGGGAATAGCCTTGTGTTTCCTCCAGCAGCTGCTCTGAGACCAGTTTTGTTTATTCGTTTCATTGTCTAATTCTGAGTTTGTTAGTGTTGAGTCTGTAGATGAAAGCGTAGTCTCTCTGTGATGGTGTGAGTCGGTCTGTGGTCTCATTAGATCAAGCCCGTGACAGGCTCAGAGACATAAACACACTTTGTTCTcatcatgtgtgtgtgatgtcatgGACAAAACAAGCCAGTCATCTGAGAGCGCTTTCAAACCGTGTCTGTTCACAAACAATTCTCTGAGTCGTATTTGTTCAGATTATAACTGCATTCTTGCATTGTTAGTTATCATAGCATAATCCAGAAAATTctcaaataaaaaattctaaatcccATTGCCCACGTAAAAATAACCCAGttttattattgcaaaaatgtCAGTTGATAATAATATTTAGATTCACAATAAAACTGTTTATTGGATTTTATTGGATTTAGTATAAACAGGACACCACATTAGGCGCTGATATGTGTGTGTAACATTTATCAAACATGTTTCTCATGAAAGTGACCAGTCTGTTCTTCTGGCTGTATTTCTACTGAGCGTGAGCCAGAGCACCAGCTCCCTGACCAAAGCCAAAGCCCTTCGGTCCAAAGTTTTTAGCATAGCACCctatataaatagaaataagtgtaaataataaaataaataatgtttttgtaagtattaaaaaaaaaaacatgataaaatcatataacattattaaaatgcattatatattctaattataaattatattttataatataataatattttatatattaaatttaaatgttgtaaatattaagcataatattaaatctaaataataaaataaatagaattatttgaaatataaatacagattaaataaacagtattatcaatagaaatgtaaatattctgTTAGAATAGAAatgctataaaaatataattattaaatataatattacatttaaataatattaaaatgttattatgacTATAAATTatagacattaaataaatattattttttatcaacatCAGTTTAAATATTCTGTTAATATAGAAATGttattagaaatattaattatataaatattataaatagcaTAATACAGTACtattgttatatataaaatttattctaAACCTAAATGATAcaaatacactttaaataaaaaaattttttattaatttggatgtaaatgttctttactgtTTATATTTCTGCCTATTTCTAAACAAATCCTGAATATCCTaatattgaacaaaaataaacacctgtATGTATGATATTTGATACTGACCTTTACAGTAAATCTCTCCATCTTTATCTGCTAGAGTTGTGGACTCCAGACTCTTTCCACACTTTGCGCATCTGAAGCAGCTCTTATGCCAAGACTAAAGGAGATGAAAAGTGATGCACGAGATTTCATTTTTCACGGTCAATTAGCTTGATTTTATTGTCCTGGCATGCTGTTTGGCAGTATATAAAACATCAGACATGTTGGGATTGGCAGTGATTTGTCAGTTTGCAGCATTAGTTGACTTTCGAATGAGGGCAGGTGAGGACACGGTGGTATTATGtttgcattgcattgtttttagTAGGCGATAATGAGGCTATTTTGGCAACCATGCCAAAACAATCAGTTAAATTGTTGGGTTAACCAGTTTGGTAGGGGAATATGCCTGAGGCAATGTGAGAGTATCTCCACAAGTCTATTCAAGAAAAATGAACTCACGTTTCCCCCTCCAACCACCTTCTCTGCCGCGTACACGGCGCTTCCACAGCGAGGGCAAACGTCCGAGCCGCCGAGCTTCTGCGCAAACTTTGACGGATTGGGGTTGTTGGTTGCACGATGAGATGTTTGTCTGTATGACGAATGCAAACTGGCTACTTTAATGTACCCTGGTAAAGACACAATGCAAATGAAAACATCCTACTAACCCGGCCGGTTTGATCCCGAGAGCTTCACCCGTGTCCATGCTGAGGGTTCCCGCTCCTCCACCGAAGCCATAGCCTTTTGGGCCGTATTTCTTGCCATAGCAGGACTTGCAGTAGATCTCGTCCTGATGCACAGCTACTGTTGTGCTGTCCAGATTCTTTCTGCACACCACTGCAGTCCACATAGatgcacataatcaatacactGCTATGCATTAGACAATTCGCTCTGTAGATAATGTTGCACTTCAGAGCAAAATAAATGCTTGCTTTTTCATATATTACAAATGTCTAATTCTCACAGAAATCAAATCCTTCCTTATCTTTAGACACAAGAGGTCATTCCCATAAACTATGCAATTTATTTAGATAACATATTTACATTTCCTTATatgaaatatgaagtaaaaacaTATATGAAATCTATTAGCTAGAATATTTTCATGTATTGTAATTTCTTATCCCATAAATATAtctatgtttatttgtgtgtaatACATTTTGGACATTTATGTCATATATATGAAAACATGTCAATACAGGTGGATGCTATGCAAatctaaaagtattaaaataataaacaaaaaaattacaagaaaataaacatacagaTTGCAACATAACATTTGCATATAGagaaaaatataatgtatattattgaCATGCAGGGTTGCTACATATAatgccatgtaaaaaaaaaaaaaaaaaaaaaatcatcatatagaTATTTTTAACATATGTACATATACCGATGTtgattttatacagtatatgttataTGAACTTATATTTCCATCTAAATAGAGAATGTACATGTGAATATTAGATAAATAAAATGTCACTCTTGATTTAGGAAAATAAGTGTTATATAGCCTATTATAGACTACTTTGTTCATACGGGTTGTACCATTTGTTCATTCAAAAAAGCAGCTTTTATTGAAACCAAACTAGCAAAATGACTCATTTGTACTTCCAGTGGCTGTTTATTGTCAGCTGTGAATGTCTCAGTAGAGCAAGTCAAGTCAAATACTCTTTTggttcaaagcagctttacaaaaaatcatgatgttaatgtttataatgttttagtATCTTCTTACTTGATAGTTGCATTCAGCAGATTAGAGCTGGGTGAtcatatagtttacattttgcaactaTACAAACAATCAAGCAGATGAGATCTGATAAACACTATCAACTTATGCGAGTATACTGTAAATAGTACATAGTATACTTCTTTACATTAGTGTAGTAGATTTTCAGGTAAAGTAAGATGTACTGTATAtcctactttaaatatttcagcACTAGTTAATCTCAGAAACTGTAAAATAGCATTTTACTTCAGCATTATCACAGTTTTTGATACATTATAGCCTTATATTTACCGCACAGGAAACATTATACAATTAGAAATGCAGTTCATGACTCCTGAAAATCAATAACTGTTTATGCAAGCTATAAGTAACAGGGAATTTGAGGAGAAATGTTTGAATCCATATTGAGATATCTGAAGTTTAAGGCAAACATTTGTGTCTCTgctaatctgagcacagtttgagactcTTGAGATCTCTTCTAAAACTCTAGTGGATGCAGCTGAGAACCTTTAAACcttaaaaactttaaacataTCCACTCTCCCTACTGTTCGGTGACATAATAACTTTGAGAGTTTGGTGCATCATCAGTGTGAGTGTGTCATCTACACATAAACATCCATTTGTTCCACAGATCTGCAGGCAGATGCAGATGATGTGCAGCCATAAAAGGCAGACCAATCCACCGGGATGTTCCTTTGTACAACACCTAATATAGACATGCTGTTAAACAGGAAAGATTTACATGCTGCTCAGAGTCTCATTTCCAAACTCACTTTTGTCATTAGTTCAGAAGCACAAACTATTGCTAATGATGCAACGGTTATTACTTGATTTACTACTAGAACtagaactaaaactgaaatcaaaatgcatgaaaacacattaaatatatttaagaaaagcaAAAgtgataacaacaacaaaattactaaaactttcttAAAATTTACAcgatttaaatgattattaaaattgtGTATCTCAATACTAAGTCATTCATAAGTGcaaactactattaattatcaaCATGTATaattcagggttattatagttaactaaaactaaaaccatataaaaataaataaataaataaaaaatgttactctgaaataaattaaagataCAAAACTTAAACGTAACTCATTTTCATTCTTTAACTTCatgtagtaaaataactaaaactgaaactgaaataaaatgaataaaaaaacaaaat from Carassius auratus strain Wakin chromosome 6, ASM336829v1, whole genome shotgun sequence includes:
- the csrp1b gene encoding cysteine and glycine-rich protein 1b translates to MPLGGGNKCGCCKKTVYFAEEVQCEGQSFHKSCFLCMVCRKNLDSTTVAVHQDEIYCKSCYGKKYGPKGYGFGGGAGTLSMDTGEALGIKPAGQTSHRATNNPNPSKFAQKLGGSDVCPRCGSAVYAAEKVVGGGNSWHKSCFRCAKCGKSLESTTLADKDGEIYCKGCYAKNFGPKGFGFGQGAGALAHAQ
- the tnni1b gene encoding troponin I type 1b (skeletal, slow), with translation MPEQEKKSKISASRKLMLKSLMVAKAKDELEQELVDKEAEKDRYLAEKAPPLQTSGMSFAELQELCRELHAKIDVVDEERYDIEAKVLHNTREIKDLNIKVLDLRGKFKRPSLRRVRVSADAILRSLLGSKHKVSMDLRANLKSVKKEDTEKEKTVEVSDWRKNVEAMSGMEGRKKMFDAAQ